The Triticum aestivum cultivar Chinese Spring chromosome 4B, IWGSC CS RefSeq v2.1, whole genome shotgun sequence sequence AGATCGCTGCATTCCTTCGCCCCAGATTGCACAGCCAACTTGATGACGTCTTTAATCCCATGGCCTCTTGGAACATCAGTCGAAGATGTCACCGAAGTGCTACCAGCCATTATGTATGCCAGATGCCTGCACTCCTGAACCGTAGGGTTCTTTTGTTGCTTTCGTTTCGTCTTTGGACTAGCAGCAATGGCAGCAGCCCTCTGCTTTTCCACTTCCTTTATTTTCTGGCCAGGTGCCTTGTTGCTTTCCACATCATTGTTGTCTTCCAGTTCCAGATAACTGTTGCCATCCTCAACCTCAAAGAGATCAGTGGGGTCTTCTATATGCTCACCTAGGATCGCAGAAGTTGCAACCGTCACATGAGTCTTGTCAAAAATGGTGGTAAGCTCAGCAAGGTTTTCTGGTGCTCCGTTACGGAACTATACAAATTCTGGGTGGGCCTAAAATATGAAGATATTGACTTATTAGCATAAGCATGTTTTGTAAATTACATAAACTTAAAGGAGATACACTCCATTGGGTACACTACACTACCTCGATGAGCTTCACCCACCATTCATGGTCGGCATCTGCTGTTCCCAAATTGCAATCCAATTGCTGCCCAGTTGCAGCCTGTGTAAAGGTCATCCAATGACCATATTCTGTCTTCAAGAAGTCCCATCGGTTTTTGAACTGCTTCCTCTCATAATTTCTCCCTGTCCTAGCCAAGAACTTCTGCTGTAGATTCATGTATCCCGTGGCATTTAAATATGCCTCTGGCCTGTTCCCGGCACTGACCTCCTCCTTACAGAATACAGATCTCACAAAAAACTTTGTGTGCAAATGAATCCCATTTTGCCTTGGCTTTCACACCTCTCTCCATCTACTCAATCATAATTTAAATGCTTCATCAATTGGTAAAATAATAAGGTATGCGAAAAAAATTATGCATTCATGTTACATAGGCAATGCATATAAAAGCATGCACACAAAATTCGTTTGTTTATCATCTAAATTCGGTAAATGCATAACATATATGGATAGGTTTATTTTCTAGTGTAAACACTTCACTCTGAAGGTGACATATATGACCATTTCAGCCTGCTGGCCAGTTCGAAGCTACCCATTTCACTGTGAAACCCAACCTACGGACGCACTCGTGTACAAAGCGAGTCTAGTTCAGAGTGATTATACATTATTTAATACATCTAAACAAGGTAACCTCATGCATTTCTACACCCACCGTATAAAAGCACCAACAGACAACCTATCAGTGCTCGATTTGACAACTTGGGGATGattttgggtgtgtgtgtgtgtgggggggggggggggggggtacctggaGGGGCAAGGAAGACAGGCGCACGACGAGGAAGGAGATCGCTGGGAGGCGATGCGTAGGGTGAGAGCCGCCGCCGGCCGTCGGGGTCGGGCCGAGGAACGTGGGCGACGACAACCCTAGTCACATCCCCTTGCAGCGGGCCTTCTGCACTAAAACTGATTTTCCTTCTCTGGGGAAACAGTTGGGGAGACAATCCTAAGTCGACCTCACCGGGGGTTAGAGCAACTCTGAAcagttttcttaaaaaaaaacttTTCATAAACTGATCTGTTGGGCCTTCCCGTAGAAGTTAAGGAAAATTTCTGAAATCAACTCTTTTTTTTAACATATTTCTGAAATCAACTTTTGTTACTTCCCCTAAATCcattttaatatttttttaattaAACAAAAAATAGATAATTGCTAGGACCCGTGAGTCATTGACACCGGCGGGCGGTGCGGTGGCCGCCAGTGAGGGGCGTGGCGGCGGGCGGGGGATCGACGAACCGTGTCATGATGTCAGGAAGAAATACGGGCGAGTTACCTCTGAGTAAGATATCAAATGATTCATCAATGTTTCAAATCGCTAGTAAAAATCAGCAACCGAACTGGTTTGGCTAATAGCATAGATCTGACAAATCAGTAACTGATGCTTATCGCGACCAAATCGCCTGCATAGGAGAGCGTCAAACTATTTCCATGTCATGTCTGTCAATTCCTAATGAACCGATTGCAACCAAATGCTCGTGGAGCCAGAGAAACTTAGGATGGGCACGGGCACCCAATACAATCCATGCATGGAGAACATCTGAAAGTAGTGCTCACAAGTGTCTTCCAGAGATGTTGGTTTTCCTCGGTGAAAATTGGGAACGCCATGGACGACGGCGGTTGACTAAGGGTGGCTATCACTTGAGATGATATCGAAGCAGGAAACATAGAAGAGGCACGGTCATACCCGACAGGGGGTTGCCGTTGGCGACTTGAGGATCGCCGATGCCCCTCCCCGATG is a genomic window containing:
- the LOC123091086 gene encoding zinc finger CCCH domain-containing protein 43, coding for MVGEAHRGEHIEDPTDLFEVEDGNSYLELEDNNDVESNKAPGQKIKEVEKQRAAAIAASPKTKRKQQKNPTVQECRHLAYIMAGSTSVTSSTDVPRGHGIKDVIKLAVQSGAKECSDLFFTATKLFVNVDYRKMFSALETNEGRLDWLNRMHEEM